Genomic DNA from Desulfuromonas versatilis:
GTGCCTCACTGGCCAGCCGACCCGGGAAAGGGAGAGGGAAGATGAAACGGTTTCTGGTTTTACTACTGATCGTCGCACTGGCCACAGCAGGATGCGCTCCGACCATGGGGCCGAAGGAAACCGGCGGCACAATTCTCGGCGCCGGTGCCGGAGCCCTGGCTGGATCCCAGATCGGTTCAGGCCGGGGCACCCTGGTGGCGGTGGCCATCGGCACCCTCGCCGGCGCCCTGATCGGCCAGGGAGTCGGCCAATCGCTGGATCGGGCCGACAAGCTCTACATGGAGCGCAATGCCCAGTATGCCCTGGAGAGCACCCGCACCCAAACGGCCACCACCTGGCGCAACCCCGATTCCGGCAATTACGGCTCCATCACTCCGGTGGAGACCTACCAGACCGCGGAGGGGCAATACTGCCGGGAGTACATCCAGACCGTCACCGTCGGCGGCCAGCGCCAGCAGGCTTACGGAACCGCCTGCCGACAACCGGACGGCACGTGGAAGATCGTGCGCTAGCCGGGCGAGCTCCTCAGCCCCCCTTTTCGCTGCGCAGCAGGGCCAGAAGCTGGGTGTAGCCAGAAACCTGGAGAATCTTGTCCCGTAGCGACTCGTTGCGGAAGGTGGCCGCGATGTCGGCGAGAATCTCCAACTGGGCGCCGTCGTCCTGCTGAGGCGTCAGGATCAGGCAGACCACATGGGCCGGAAGCCCGTCCGGGGCGTCGAAATCGACCCCCAGTGGCGACAGGCCAACGGCCACCAACGGTGCCTTGAGCCCTTCGAGCCGGGCGTGGGGGACCGCTACCCCCATGCCGATGCCGGTGGCCATGACCCGCTCGCGGGCCAGGACCGCCTGGCGGACCGCTTCGCCATCCAGGGAGGCGGCCGTCGTCAGCGCGTCGGCCAGCTCCCCGATCACCCCACTGCGATTCACCGCCTTGAGCTGGCGGACGAACCCCTCGGATACCACATGATCCGAAAACCTGCGCGGCTTTTTCAGGCGCAGGACTTTCTGCAGCAGCGGGCCGCTGACCAGCGAGGTGACCAGGGCAATCACCACCAGGGCGACGAACACCTGCTGGGTGATCAGCCCGAACTGCAGGGCCAGCACCCCCAGGATGATCCCCATCGTCCCCTGGGCGCTCATGCCGAACCCCGTCCCCCAGGCCTCCCGCCAAGCCAGCCCGCCCAGCCTGCCGCCCAGGGCGCTGCCGATCACCTTCCCGGAAAAGGCCAGCACCAGCAGGGTCGCGGTCAGGGCCAGGTCGAAGTGGGTGGCAAAATTGACCCGCAGGCCGATGCTGGCGAAAAACAGCGGCGCGAAGATAAACGAGACGAACTGGTCGATGGTGGTTCGGGTCTGCTCGCGCAGGTGGCTGGAGTGGCCGATGGCCACCCCGGCGAGGAAGGAGCCGAAAATGGCGTGGATCCCGATCCACTCGGTGAAGGCCGCGGACAAGAGGCACAGCGACAGGGCGAACCCCAGCACCCCCCCGGGCCAGCTGGCATAGGCCTGGATCCAGGGGAGCAGGCGGTGGATCAGCCAGGGGACCAGCGTCAGCATGGCCAGGGTAAAGCCGATGGTCAGCCACACGGTGTGGGCGATGGGCATGGCGTGCCCGTGGTCTCCCCCCACCATCCCCAGCACCACCGCAAACACCAGCCAGCCCAGCAGATCGTTGAATACCGCGGCCGCCACCACGGTGACCCCCAGGTCACTGCGGTAGATGTTGAGGTCCATGAGGATCTTGGCAATGATCGGCAGGGCCGAAATCGACAGGGCGGTGGCCATGAACAGGGCAAAGGCCAGGGGCGGTGGGCCGGGCTGAAAGCCTACCAGCTGCGGCGCCCACCAGGCCGCGGCAAACCCCATGGAGAAGGGGAGCAAAACCCCGCAAAGCGCCACCAGGACCGCCACCTTGCCCTGGCGCCAGACGGTGGCCAGGTCGATCTCGATCCCCGCAACCAGCAAAAACAGCACAATGGCCAGCGTGGTCAGGCCGTCCAGGACCAGGGCTCCGCCACCGCGTGCCGGAAACAGAACGGCGCTCACCCCCGGGGCGACAGTCCCCAGCAGGGTCGGCCCCAGCAGGATTCCGGCGAGAATTTCTCCAAGCACCGTCGGCTGTCGGAAGCGGCGCGCCAACTCGCCCAGCAGGCGGGCCGACAGCAACAGAACGCCCAGGGCCAGGAACATGGTCGTGATTTCCTGCGGAGTCAGACTATCCATCGATCCTCAAGCTGTCGGGAGCCGTTCCGTGCGCCGCGAATGGCCGCGGGACGCGTCCGGGCAGGAACCACCGTGGGTCGGGCAGGGCGCTTTCCAGGGAAGGTCAGCAGAGCCGTCGTTAATGATAATAAGTGTAGCAGGGAATCGGTCCATTGGCCTGCTGGGCGGATTTTTTCCTGCGCGCAGCACTGGTTCCGCCGCCGGCGAGCCACGAACCGGAGGGGAAATCGCCTTTGCCCATCCAAATCGGCATGTTATCCTGGCCATCCGGAGAGCCTCCCCCCTTGCGCTCTTCCGGGAAGGTGCCGGTCCCCTTCCAGCGGCCACTGCGCAACGGCCCAAGGTAGCTTATGGCAGCCGAATACCTCCACATCCTGGCGGCTATCGCCATCATCTTTCTCGGCGCGCTGATCGGCGGCCGGGCGGCCTCTTGGTGCCGCATCCCCAGGGTCACCGGCTACCTGGTGACCGGTCTGCTGATCGGCCCCTCCTTCGCCCATCTGGCGGGACTGCCTCCCCTGCTGCCCAGCGAGGCCCTGGCCGGCCTGCGCCTGGTCTCGGACATCGCCCTGGCGCTGATCCTGATGAACATCGGCGGGCTGTTCGAGCTTGAGCGCCTGCGTCGCTGGAAGCACCGTATCGCCCTGTTTTCCCTAAGCGAAATGGCCCTTACCTTCACCCTGGTCGGCCTCGCCGTGCTGGTTTGCAACCTGGTTGTACTGCAGACCACCGTCCCGGGGCTCAACCTTTGGCAGACCTCCCTGGCCTTTGCCCTGCTGCTCGGAACCATCGCCGTCGCCACGGCTCCCGCGGCCACCCTGATGGTGATCCGCGAGTACGAGGCCGAGGGGCCCGTAACGGGCCTGGTGCTGACCCTGGTCGGGTTCAACAATCTCGCCTCGGTTCTGGGCTTTGCGGTGGTCTGCCATTTTCTCATCCTGCCCGATGAGGGGCTGGGAACGCTGCTGCTCGGCATGTTCGGCCCCATGGTCATCGGCGGCCTGTTCGGGTTGGCCATGGCGCTCTGGGCCCAGCGCCTGGAGCTGCCCAGTGAACACAAGGTGCTGCTGCTCGGCGGCGTGGCAGCCGCCACGGCCCTTTGCCGCAGCCTGGAAATGGACCACCTGCTGGCCAGCCTGGTGCTCGGGGTGATCCTGGCCAACAGTTCACCACGCTGGCACCGGCTGCAGGAGTCCCTGCGCCAGGTCGACTACCTTTTGTATGTCGCCTTCTTCGTTCTGGCCGGGGCCAATCTGCATCTGGAGACCCTCGGGCACATCGGGCTGCTCGGGGTTGCCTACGTGCTGGCCCGCACCCTGGGCAAGGGCCTGGGCGCGGCCATCGGCGCCAGACTCGGAGCCTTCGGTCAGCGCGAACGCCAGTATGTCGGCCTGGCCCTGCTGGCCCAGGCCGGCGTCGCCATCGGGCTGGCCAGCAAGCTCTCCCAGCAATGGCCCGCCGGTGGTCGTTTGCTGGAGACGGTGGTTCTCGGCTCGGTGGTCATTTTCGAGCTGGTGGGCCCCCTGGCCGTGCGCCACGGACTGGTCCGCGCCGGCGAGGTGCCGATTCTCTCCCTGCTGCAGAAACGGGCCCCCCAGGGCACCTTGGAAGGGATGCACAGCGTGGCCGAGCATTTCCGCTCCGCGCTCGGCCTGCCGGCCGGCCACCGGCTGAACGACCCGGGGGACATCCTGGTGCGCCATGTCATGCGCCAGAATGTCGAGACCGTGCGCCACGACACCCCCTACTACGACCTGTTGCGCATCATCGCCCACAGCCGCTACGACCGTTTTCCCGTCGTCGACCGCCAGGAGCGCTTCCTGGGGATGATCAACTACACCGAGATCCGCAACCTGCTGTTCGAACCCTCGCTGGTCCCCCTGGTGGTCGCGGGCGACCTGGCCACCGCGGCCAATCATGCCCTCGGCCCCGACATGCCCCTTCGCGAGGCCCTGAAAACCCTGCAACTCAACCGCAACATCAGCTATTTCCCGGTCATCGACCCCGCCGATCCTCAGCGCCTGCTCGGCATCCTCAGCCAAAACGACGTGTTGGCCGCCTTCCGCCGCCCGGAAAGCAGCTGAAAAAAAAGGCGACCCCGCTGGGGCCGCCTTCTTAACGTGCTGTTGTCTCCTGATTTCCCGACGAAGGGCTCAGCCCTTCCATTCGGCCAGGTACCCCTTGGCCTTCTTGGCTTCATCCGCCAGGGGGAAGGAATCGATGATCTTCTGCATGATGACCTTGGCGTTTTTGGTATCGCCAAGCGCCTTGAAGGCCAGACCCTGCTTGAGCAGAGCGGAGGCCACCTTGGGATGATCCTGGTATTTCTGGATCACGTCCTGGAACTGCAGGATGGCGTTTTCGTATTTTTTTTCGCCGTAATAGCTCTCGCCCACCCAGTACATGGCGTTGACCGAGAGGCTGTGCTGGGGATAGCGCTGCAGGAAATCCTGCAGCAGGGTCCGACCTTGGGCATAGTTGGCGTCCCTCTGGATCAGGTCCAGAGCCCTGGCGTAGATGCCTTCGGGGGTTTCGGGGGCCCCTGCGGCCGCCGGCGCGGCAACACCGCCGCCTCCCTGCTCGAGCTTGGCGACACGGTCTTCGAGGGCGGTCAGTTTCAGCCCCAGGTCGTCGCGCACCAGCTTCAGTTCCTCGCGCAGCTGGTCGCGCTCCCTGGCCAGGTCCTGGATTCGCCCGGCGGAGGACTGCTGTTCGACCCGCAGAGAGTCGAGACCCGCCTGCAGGTCGGCCTGGGAACGGGCCATCCCTTCCAGCGGGGCATTGGTATCCTGCTGGCCGGCGAGGGACCGTTCGGCGTTGGCCAGCCGCCGTTTCATCTCTTCCAGGTCACGTTCCATTCGCAATTGCTGCTGACTGGCGATGCAGCCGGTCAGGCTCGCAGCAAGGAGCAAAAAAACAACAAGTTTGCACCAACGATTCACGATTGACTCTCCTCCACAAACAAGTAAAGGCCGCGCCTGGCGCGGCCTTCACCGGATCATCCAGGCATCAGCGCAGTGCCTTGAACTCCGCCCTTCGGTTCTTGGACCAGGCGCTCTCGCCGTGGCCGGGTTCGAGGGGCAACTCCTCGCCGTAGGAAATGATCGACAGGCGGCTCGCCGGCACCCCCAGGGACACCAGGTAGTTCAGAGCGGCCAGGGCGCGGCGCTCGCCGAGGGCGATGTTGTATTCGTCGGAGCCGCGCTCGTCGCAGTGCCCCTCGATGCGCACCTGCACGCGCTCGTTGGCTTTCATGTAGGCGGCATTTTGCGCCAGGGTCGCGCGGGCCTGCTCGCTCAGGGTGAACTGATCGAACTCAAAGAAGATGCGGTCCAGGCCGGGAACCGCCACCTCCCCCTGGAGGTAGCCGGGCTGTCCGGCCACGGCCGCCTCGCTCACCGCCTGTTCGGAGATACCGGTCACCTCCTGCTGATAGGGGGATTCGGACACCACCGGCGCCTCGCCCGCCATCTCGGTACCGGGGGCCGGCTTCTTGGCGCAGCCCGCGGCCAGCAGGGCAGCGGCCGCCACAATCAGCATCGAACGCAGGATGTTCCCTTTTTTCATGG
This window encodes:
- a CDS encoding RT0821/Lpp0805 family surface protein, which gives rise to MKRFLVLLLIVALATAGCAPTMGPKETGGTILGAGAGALAGSQIGSGRGTLVAVAIGTLAGALIGQGVGQSLDRADKLYMERNAQYALESTRTQTATTWRNPDSGNYGSITPVETYQTAEGQYCREYIQTVTVGGQRQQAYGTACRQPDGTWKIVR
- a CDS encoding cation:proton antiporter domain-containing protein; the protein is MDSLTPQEITTMFLALGVLLLSARLLGELARRFRQPTVLGEILAGILLGPTLLGTVAPGVSAVLFPARGGGALVLDGLTTLAIVLFLLVAGIEIDLATVWRQGKVAVLVALCGVLLPFSMGFAAAWWAPQLVGFQPGPPPLAFALFMATALSISALPIIAKILMDLNIYRSDLGVTVVAAAVFNDLLGWLVFAVVLGMVGGDHGHAMPIAHTVWLTIGFTLAMLTLVPWLIHRLLPWIQAYASWPGGVLGFALSLCLLSAAFTEWIGIHAIFGSFLAGVAIGHSSHLREQTRTTIDQFVSFIFAPLFFASIGLRVNFATHFDLALTATLLVLAFSGKVIGSALGGRLGGLAWREAWGTGFGMSAQGTMGIILGVLALQFGLITQQVFVALVVIALVTSLVSGPLLQKVLRLKKPRRFSDHVVSEGFVRQLKAVNRSGVIGELADALTTAASLDGEAVRQAVLARERVMATGIGMGVAVPHARLEGLKAPLVAVGLSPLGVDFDAPDGLPAHVVCLILTPQQDDGAQLEILADIAATFRNESLRDKILQVSGYTQLLALLRSEKGG
- a CDS encoding cation:proton antiporter domain-containing protein, whose translation is MAAEYLHILAAIAIIFLGALIGGRAASWCRIPRVTGYLVTGLLIGPSFAHLAGLPPLLPSEALAGLRLVSDIALALILMNIGGLFELERLRRWKHRIALFSLSEMALTFTLVGLAVLVCNLVVLQTTVPGLNLWQTSLAFALLLGTIAVATAPAATLMVIREYEAEGPVTGLVLTLVGFNNLASVLGFAVVCHFLILPDEGLGTLLLGMFGPMVIGGLFGLAMALWAQRLELPSEHKVLLLGGVAAATALCRSLEMDHLLASLVLGVILANSSPRWHRLQESLRQVDYLLYVAFFVLAGANLHLETLGHIGLLGVAYVLARTLGKGLGAAIGARLGAFGQRERQYVGLALLAQAGVAIGLASKLSQQWPAGGRLLETVVLGSVVIFELVGPLAVRHGLVRAGEVPILSLLQKRAPQGTLEGMHSVAEHFRSALGLPAGHRLNDPGDILVRHVMRQNVETVRHDTPYYDLLRIIAHSRYDRFPVVDRQERFLGMINYTEIRNLLFEPSLVPLVVAGDLATAANHALGPDMPLREALKTLQLNRNISYFPVIDPADPQRLLGILSQNDVLAAFRRPESS
- the ybgF gene encoding tol-pal system protein YbgF, whose product is MERDLEEMKRRLANAERSLAGQQDTNAPLEGMARSQADLQAGLDSLRVEQQSSAGRIQDLARERDQLREELKLVRDDLGLKLTALEDRVAKLEQGGGGVAAPAAAGAPETPEGIYARALDLIQRDANYAQGRTLLQDFLQRYPQHSLSVNAMYWVGESYYGEKKYENAILQFQDVIQKYQDHPKVASALLKQGLAFKALGDTKNAKVIMQKIIDSFPLADEAKKAKGYLAEWKG
- the pal gene encoding peptidoglycan-associated lipoprotein Pal, which gives rise to MKKGNILRSMLIVAAAALLAAGCAKKPAPGTEMAGEAPVVSESPYQQEVTGISEQAVSEAAVAGQPGYLQGEVAVPGLDRIFFEFDQFTLSEQARATLAQNAAYMKANERVQVRIEGHCDERGSDEYNIALGERRALAALNYLVSLGVPASRLSIISYGEELPLEPGHGESAWSKNRRAEFKALR